A stretch of Lathyrus oleraceus cultivar Zhongwan6 chromosome 6, CAAS_Psat_ZW6_1.0, whole genome shotgun sequence DNA encodes these proteins:
- the LOC127091286 gene encoding L-ascorbate oxidase homolog: MAVNNLALIVYLFAIITTTVVGEDPYRFFSWNITYGDIYPLGVRQQGILINGQFPGPDIHSVTNDNLIINVFNSLDEPFLLSWNGIQQRRNSYEDGVFGTTCPIPPGKNFTYILQVKDQIGSFYYFPSLSFHKAAGAFGGIRILSRPRIPVPFDDPAGDYTLLIGDWYKSNHTDLKAQLDNGKKLPFPDGILINGRGSGGSSFNVEQGKTYRLRISNVGLENSLNFRIQNHNLKLVEVEGTHTLQTTYSSLDVHVGQSYSVLVTADQPGQDYYIVVSSRFTSPVLTSTGVLRYSNSAGAVSGPPPGGPTIQIDWSLNQARSIRTNLTASGPRPNPQGSYHYGMINTTRTIVLSSSAGQVNGKQRYAINSVSYIAPDTPLKLADFFKISGVYRPGSISDRPSGGGIYTDTSVMQTDYRSYVEIVFQNDEDILQSYHLDGYSFFVVGMDGGQWTSDSRKEYNLRDAVSRCTTQVYPKSWTAIYIPLDNVGMWNLRSEFWARQYLGQQFYLRVYTDSTSLRDEYPIPKNALLCGRATGRHTRPL; the protein is encoded by the exons ATGGCGGTGAATAACTTGGCCTTAATAGTTTATCTGTTTGCCATCATCACTACTACTGTTGTTGGTGAAGATCCATACAGATTCTTCAGCTGGAACATTACATACGGCGACATTTATCCACTTGGTGTTCGCCAACAG GGTATACTTATCAATGGGCAATTTCCAGGTCCAGACATTCACTCGGTAACAAACGACAATCTCATTATCAATGTCTTCAACAGCTTAGACGAACCTTTTCTATTATCCTG GAATGGAATTCAGCAGAGAAGGAACTCATATGAAGATGGTGTGTTTGGAACAACATGTCCCATTCCTCCTGGAAAGAACTTTACATACATACTTCAAGTCAAAGATCAAATTGGTAGTTTCTATTATTTCCCATCTCTTTCATTCCACAAAGCTGCTGGTGCTTTTGGAGGTATTAGGATCCTAAGTAGGCCAAGGATTCCAGTTCCCTTTGATGATCCTGCTGGTGATTACACTCTTCTTATTGGAGATTGGTACAAATCCAATCACACT GATTTGAAGGCCCAACTTGATAATGGTAAGAAATTGCCTTTCCCTGATGGCATCCTTATTAATGGCCGTGGCTCTGGAGGTTCATCTTTCAATGTCGAGCAAG GAAAGACTTACAGGCTTAGAATATCAAATGTTGGATTGGAAAATTCACTCAATTTTCGCATACAAAACCACAATTTAAAGCTGGTAGAAGTCGAAGGAACACACACCCTTCAAACCACGTATTCCTCCCTTGATGTTCACGTTGGTCAATCATACTCAGTTCTAGTTACCGCGGATCAACCCGGTCAAGACTATTACATTGTTGTTTCCTCTCGGTTTACTTCTCCGGTACTAACCTCGACCGGAGTTCTTCGCTATAGCAACTCTGCAGGCGCAGTTTCAGGCCCACCTCCGGGTGGACCTACAATCCAAATTGACTGGTCCTTGAACCAGGCCCGCTCCATCCGGACAAACTTGACAGCTAGTGGACCAAGACCAAATCCGCAAGGATCATACCATTACGGCATGATAAACACAACGAGAACAATCGTACTTTCAAGTTCAGCTGGACAAGTCAATGGAAAGCAAAGATACGCGATTAACAGTGTCTCTTATATTGCCCCCGACACTCCTCTTAAGCTAGCTGACTTCTTCAAGATATCAGGTGTTTACCGTCCGGGAAGCATCTCCGATAGACCAAGTGGCGGTGGTATATACACTGACACTTCTGTTATGCAAACTGACTACAGATCATATGTAGAGATTGTTTTCCAAAACGACgaagacattcttcaaagctaTCATCTTGATGGCTACTCTTTCTTTGTGGTTGG TATGGATGGAGGACAATGGACAAGTGATAGCAGGAAAGAGTACAATCTTCGAGATGCAGTTTCGCGATGCACAACTCAGGTATATCCAAAGTCATGGACTGCTATATATATTCCGCTGGACAACGTGGGAATGTGGAACTTGAGGTCTGAATTTTGGGCAAGGCAATACCTTGGGCAACAGTTTTACTTGCGTGTATACACAGACTCAACATCACTGAGAGATGAATATCCAATTCCTAAGAATGCATTACTTTGTGGTAGGGCTACCGGAAGACATACTCGTCCTCTTTGA
- the LOC127091966 gene encoding uncharacterized protein LOC127091966, with the protein MESELVQVAAELTEVVQSLPSDAVNHLFSLGLCVRCIFRVFGVQATTVYASPSLSPTIFALQPPTDKLCTLCLGILQFRFRNDDNTSITDDVPLLISNFVKREGYHCDSFSLEVSIPQIIHHNDISLRSYMKTKYGSQPWFQDTCISAKDALKFSILHPLQNLLECKSSTDSLRIRLTYSASKESEKCSDNLDSCKRRKTDECNLVGQKPSSSSLENESSDCCKFLLEMANEPCHLTYLCSRTPLYFGGRYLKYSRNVSQSRWIIDDERMGEASVEEIIGGNILQVCQADSFKFHAAGREDIDVRMLGPGRPFLVEVQNARQVPSELFVKDVEKKINSMENKLVRVKNLKLVGSHGWDLMREGEAEKEKQYAALVWISRPLKDEDFQHVSSLKDLKVLQRTPIRVLHRRSPLEREKIIHWMKMETIAGSSQYFLLHLCTQAGTYIKEFVHGDLGRTHPSIGSIFGCRAEILQLDVTDIKMECFLT; encoded by the exons ATGGAATCGGAGTTGGTGCAAGTCGCAGCCGAGTTAACAGAAGTGGTTCAGTCTCTTCCTTCCGACGCCGTTAACCACCTGTTCTCCCTCGGG TTATGTGTGCGCTGCATCTTCCGTGTATTCGGTGTTCAAGCCACCACCGTCTATGCTTCTCCGTCGCTATCACCCACCATATTCGCTCTTCAACCACCAACAGATAAACTCTGCACCCTCTGCTTAGGTATCCTTCAGTTCAGATTTCGCAATGACGACAACACTAGTATAACTGACGATGTTCCTCTTCTCATTTCCAACTTCGTTAAACGTGAGGGCTATCATTGTGATTCCTTTTCCCTCGAAGTTTCCATTCCACAAATTATCCATCACAACGATATCTCTCTTCG GTCATACATGAAAACCAAATATGGATCTCAACCTTGGTTTCAAGACACTTGCATCTCTGCAAAGGATGCCTTGAAATTTTCTATACTGCATCCTCTTCAAAATCTCCTG GAATGTAAATCAAGTACGGATTCTCTCCGCATCCGTTTGACATACAGTGCGTCAAAAGAGTCTGAGAAATGTTCGGATAATCTTGACAGTTGTAAGAGAAGAAAAACAG ATGAATGCAATTTAGTTGGACAAAAGCCTTCCAGCAGTTCGCTAGAAAATGAATCCTCTGATTGCTGTAAATTCTTGCTGGAAATG GCAAATGAACCTTGCCATTTAACTTACCTTTGCTCCAGAACACCTTTATATTTTGGTGGACGATATCTGAAG TATTCACGGAATGTGAGTCAATCACGTTGGATCATTGATGATGAAAGAATGGGGGAAGCATCAGTTGAG GAAATAATTGGTGGAAACATCCTCCAAGTATGCCAAGCTGATAGTTTCAAGTTTCATGCTGCCGGAAGAGAAGATATTGAT GTTCGAATGCTAGGCCCAGGCAGGCCATTTCTTGTTGAGGTGCAAAACGCACGACAAGTCCCATCTGAACTGTTTGTTAAAGATGTAGAGAAAAAGATAAATAGCATGGAGAATAAATTG GTTAGAGTGAAAAATCTGAAACTTGTTGGCAGTCATGGCTGGGACCTCATGCGTGAAGGAGAAGCTGAGAAGGAG AAGCAATATGCTGCTTTGGTGTGGATTTCTCGTCCTCTGAAGGATGAAGATTTTCAACATGTGTCTTCACTCAAGGATTTG AAAGTTTTGCAAAGGACCCCAATCAGGGTGCTGCACCGTCGTAGTCCTTTAGAACGTGAAAAAATCATTCATTG GATGAAAATGGAGACAATTGCTGGAAGTTCCCAATATTTTCTTTTGCATCTATGCACACAG GCTGGGACCTACATCAAGGAATTCGTTCATGGGGATCTTGGACGCACACATCCTAG CATTGGATCTATATTCGGATGTAGAGCTGAAATTTTGCAACTTGATGTGACAGACATCAAAATGGAATGTTTCCTGACTTAA
- the LOC127091965 gene encoding uncharacterized protein LOC127091965, with amino-acid sequence MLSHFVPRFYKLPATTLSSFKSHSSSTFLNKTTRMGSLSVFEQTIQYPIARRDDSVVDNYHGVNIPDPYRWLENPDAEQVKEFVQKQVGLTDSVLKTIDVRAKLGDKIKKVYDHPRYSAPFKRADKYFYFHNTGLQSQSVLYVQDSLEGEAEALLDPNVLSEDGTVSLNSFSVSKDAKFLAYGLSSSGSDWATIKVMRVHDKLVQSDTLSWVKFSSTSWTHDNKGFFYSRYPAPTIRDGEVVDAGTETDTNLYHELYYHFLGTDQSQDILCWRDPNNPRYMFDGTVTDDGKYVILITGEGCDPVNKIYYFDLSELPNGLEGFRNEKTFLPFVKLVDNFDASYEPVANDDTVFTFLTNKDAPKYKLVRVDLKEPNAWTDVIPESETDVLKSAFAVNGNQLIVSYLSDVKYVLQVRDLETGSLQHQIPIDIGTVSEISARRQDSVVFIGFSSFLTPGIIYQCNLGETQIPDMKIFREIEVPGFDRSEFQVNQVFVPSKDGTKVPMFIVARKDITLNGSHPCLLYGYGGFNISLTPYFNVSRIVIARHLGSVFCLANIRGGGEYGEKWHKAGALSKKQTCFDDFISAAEYLVSAGYTQPKKLCIEGGSNGGLLVGACINQRPDLFGCALAHVGVMDMLRFHKFTIGHAWTTEFGCSDKEEEFHWIIKYSPLHNVRRPWEQDPNKSIQYPSTMLLTADHDDRVVPLHSLKLLATLQHVLVTSLDKSPQTNPIIARIECNAGHGAGRPTQKIIDEAADRYGFMAKMLEAHWIE; translated from the exons ATGTTGTCACATTTCGTTCCTCGTTTTTATAAACTCCCCGCTACCACATTATCATCATTCAAATCTCATTCTTCTTCTACATTCCTCAATAAAACAACAAGAATGGGTTCACTTTCTGTCTTTGAACAAACCATTCAATATCCTATTGCTCGCAGAGATGACTCCGTTGTTGACAACTATCACGGCGTTAACATCCCCGACCCGTACCGGTGGCTTGAAAATCCTGACGCTGAACAAGTTAAAGAGTTTGTACAGAAACAGGTTGGTTTAACGGATTCAGTGTTGAAGACAATCGATGTTAGAGCTAAACTTGGTGATAAGATCAAAAAGGTCTATGATCATCCTCGTTATAGTGCTCCTTTTAAAAGAGCTGATAAATACTTTTACTTCCACAATACTGGTCTTCAATCTCAGAGTGTCCTCTATGTTCAG GATAGTTTGGAGGGTGAAGCAGAGGCTTTGCTTGATCCCAATGTTCTTAGTGAAGATGGCACCGTTTCACTTAACAGCTTCTCGGTCAGCAAAGATGCTAAGTTTTTGGCTTATGGACTCAGTTCCAGTGGTAGTGATTGGGCTACTATAAAGGTCATGCGTGTTCATGACAAGCTTGTTCAATCTGATACTTTGTCCTGG GTAAAGTTTTCTTCTACTAGTTGGACGCATGATAACAAAGGTTTCTTTTACAGCCGCTATCCGGCTCCAACAATCAG GGATGGAGAAGTAGTAGATGCTGGGACTGAGACTGATACTAATCTTTATCATGAGCTATATTATCATTTTCTTGGTACGGATCAATCACAAGATATTCTGTGCTGGAGAGATCCTAACAACCCTAGATATATGTTTGATGGAACTGTCACTGATGACGGAAAG TATGTTATTCTCATTACTGGAGAGGGGTGTGATCCAGTCAATAAAATATATTACTTCGACTTGTCCGAACTTCCTAATGGTTTGGAAGGTTTTCGAAATGAAAAAACCTTCCTCCCTTTTGTCAAGCTTGTTGATAACTTTGATGCAAGTTATGAACCTGTTGCAAATGATGACACCGTGTTTACATTTTTAACGAATAAAGATGCTCCAAAATATAAACTAGTCCGAGTAGATTTGAAAGAACCTAATGCTTGGACTGATGTTATCCCAGAATCTGAGACAGATGTACTCAAATCAGCATTTGCCGTAAACGGTAACCAACTGATAGTGAGCTACTTGAGTGATGTGAAATATGTTTTGCAAGTAAGAGACTTAGAGACAGGTTCCCTGCAGCATCAAATACCAATTGACATAGGCACAGTTAGTGAAATTTCTGCACGGCGTCAAGATAGTGTGGTTTTCATTGGCTTCTCAAGCTTTTTGACTCCCGGTATCATATATCAATGCAACCTAGGGGAAACACAGATTCCTGATATGAAGATATTTCGTGAGATTGAGGTTCCTGGGTTTGATCGCTCCGAGTTTCAGGTCAATCAG GTTTTTGTGCCTAGTAAAGATGGAACGAAGGTACCGATGTTCATTGTTGCTAGAAAGGATATAACTTTGAATGGTTCACACCCTTGTTTGTTATACGGATATGGCGGTTTTAATATCAGTCTTACACCATATTTCAATGTCAGTCGTATTGTCATTGCAAGACATTTAGGTTCTGTTTTCTGCTTAGCAAATATTCGGGGTGGTGGTGAATACGGAGAAAAATGGCATAAAGCAGGAGCCCTTTCAAAAAAGCAAACATGCTTTGACGACTTCATTTCTGCAGCTGAATACCTTGTATCTGCCGGTTATACCCAACCCAAAAAGTTATGCATTGAAGGTGGAAGCAATGGTGGACTTCTTGTTGGAGCTTGTATTAATCAG AGACCTGATCTTTTTGGTTGTGCACTGGCTCATGTTGGTGTTATGGACATGTTAAGGTTCCATAAATTCACTATAG GTCATGCTTGGACCACAGAATTTGGCTGTTCTGATAAGGAAGAAGAATTTCATTGGATAATCAA GTACTCGCCATTGCATAATGTCCGGAGACCATGGGAACAAGATCCAAATAAGTCAATTCAGTATCCATCAACAATGCTATTGACAGCTGATCATGATGATCGTGTCGTGCCATTGCATTCATTGAAGCTATTAGCG ACTTTGCAGCATGTCCTTGTCACTAGCCTGGATAAAAGTCCTCAGACAAACCCAATAATTGCTCGAATTGAATGCAATGCTGGACATGGAGCTGGGCGTCCCACACAGAAAATT ATTGATGAAGCTGCTGACCGGTACGGTTTTATGGCAAAGATGTTAGAGGCTCATTGGATTGAGTAG